The proteins below come from a single Isoptericola dokdonensis DS-3 genomic window:
- a CDS encoding M23 family metallopeptidase: MSRSRTRPRPGRAVRAVRLAAAAVAVLLPVTVAVATEPAPPDGPTTRTSVAGWRAPVPGAVAAPADLPAQRWLPGHRGVDLASTAGEPVVSPAAGTVTFAGPVAGRPLVVVTHGELRSTLEPVDATVVVGTVVAAGQVVGTTGAVGSHCGPAVCLHWGVRRGETYLDPLTLLGRSAPIVLLPLG; encoded by the coding sequence GTGAGCCGATCCCGCACTCGTCCCCGGCCCGGCCGTGCCGTCCGTGCCGTCCGCCTGGCGGCGGCCGCCGTGGCGGTCCTGCTGCCCGTGACGGTCGCCGTCGCGACCGAGCCCGCCCCGCCGGACGGCCCCACGACCCGGACGTCCGTCGCCGGCTGGCGCGCGCCCGTCCCCGGCGCCGTCGCCGCGCCCGCCGACCTGCCCGCCCAGCGGTGGCTGCCCGGCCACCGCGGAGTGGACCTGGCCTCGACGGCGGGCGAGCCGGTGGTGTCCCCGGCCGCCGGGACGGTCACCTTCGCCGGCCCGGTCGCCGGACGCCCGCTCGTCGTCGTGACGCACGGCGAGCTCCGCTCCACCCTCGAGCCCGTGGACGCCACGGTGGTGGTCGGCACCGTCGTCGCGGCAGGGCAGGTGGTGGGGACCACCGGTGCCGTCGGGTCGCACTGCGGGCCCGCCGTCTGCCTGCACTGGGGCGTGCGGCGGGGCGAGACCTACCTCGACCCGCTCACCCTGCTCGGGCGCTCCGCGCCGATCGTGCTGCTCCCCCTCGGCTGA
- a CDS encoding tyrosine recombinase XerC: protein MPDPDLPPLPTALSTAVDGFTRFLATRQGHSSHTRRAYRADVTGLLRHAVRHGASGLDDVDLTVLRGWLAAQADRGLSRATLARRGASARAFLRWAHAEGLVATDVSARLATPKVARTLPTVLSVVAAEQLLASAERCVEEAEPDRRPAALRAWAAAELLYGSGVRVGELVQVDVGDLDLDERLVKVLGKGGKERVVPFGVPAARALRAWSAHGRPELVRAGSPAALFLGDRGGRWGQRQARETVHALAALAGVDDVAPHALRHSAATHLLAGGSDLRSVQEVLGHADLGTTQRYTHVDAERLRTVFEQAFPRA, encoded by the coding sequence ATGCCGGACCCGGACCTGCCCCCGCTGCCCACCGCGCTCTCGACCGCGGTGGACGGCTTCACGCGGTTCCTGGCGACCCGGCAGGGGCACTCGAGCCACACCCGTCGCGCGTACCGGGCGGACGTGACCGGGCTGCTGCGCCACGCCGTGCGGCACGGCGCGTCCGGGCTGGACGACGTCGACCTGACGGTGCTGCGCGGATGGCTCGCCGCGCAGGCGGACCGCGGCCTGTCCCGGGCCACGCTCGCCCGCCGAGGCGCGTCCGCGCGCGCCTTCCTGCGCTGGGCGCACGCCGAGGGTCTGGTCGCCACCGACGTGTCGGCGCGGCTCGCCACACCGAAGGTCGCGCGGACCCTGCCCACGGTGCTGTCGGTCGTGGCGGCCGAGCAGCTCCTGGCGTCCGCGGAACGGTGCGTCGAGGAGGCGGAGCCGGACCGTCGACCGGCCGCCCTGCGGGCCTGGGCGGCGGCCGAGCTGCTGTACGGGTCGGGGGTGCGGGTCGGCGAGCTGGTCCAGGTCGACGTCGGCGACCTCGACCTCGACGAGCGGCTGGTGAAGGTCCTCGGCAAGGGCGGCAAGGAGAGGGTGGTCCCGTTCGGCGTGCCGGCGGCCAGGGCCCTGCGCGCCTGGTCGGCGCACGGCCGACCGGAGCTGGTCCGGGCGGGATCGCCCGCCGCGCTGTTCCTCGGTGACCGCGGCGGCCGGTGGGGCCAGCGCCAGGCCCGCGAGACGGTGCACGCGCTGGCCGCGCTCGCGGGCGTCGACGACGTCGCCCCGCACGCGCTGCGCCACTCGGCGGCCACGCACCTGCTGGCCGGCGGCTCGGACCTCCGGTCGGTGCAGGAGGTCCTCGGCCATGCCGACCTCGGGACCACGCAGCGTTACACCCACGTCGACGCCGAGCGTCTCCGCACGGTCTTCGAGCAGGCCTTCCCGCGGGCGTAG
- the dprA gene encoding DNA-processing protein DprA: MADGVASRPPAGAAAMPRTVARSAGAPLVFDADDPRLAAAAWSRLAEPGDAVAGALVAQLGASGALRWLVDATVDPDRALGGLRRADEDGTDVPPVRRAATDRLLSAVGRWAPRLASLDPRRELRVLERCDGTLLVPGDEHWPRRVDDLGVAAPFALWVRGRADVEGWSRRSVAVVGARAATAYGERVAAELASGVAERGFTVVSGGAYGIDAAAHRGAVAAEGMTCAVLASGVDRFYPQGNDGLLRRVAGTGAVLSEVPPGSAPFRQRFLARNRVIAALTAATVVVEAAHRSGALSTARRAAELLRPVGAVPGPVTSMASAGCHGLLRDAVAVCVTGAAEVADLAGDLGREAAPPPPSADTVLDRLGPDERLLRDALPVRAAASVDSLARAAGLPPRRVLTLLGGLERQDLVRREGGRWRRA, encoded by the coding sequence GTGGCTGACGGCGTCGCCTCCCGCCCGCCCGCCGGTGCGGCCGCCATGCCGCGCACCGTCGCCCGGTCGGCCGGGGCGCCGCTGGTCTTCGACGCCGACGACCCGCGGCTGGCGGCGGCCGCGTGGAGCCGCCTCGCCGAGCCCGGCGACGCGGTGGCGGGCGCCCTCGTGGCGCAGCTCGGCGCGTCCGGGGCGCTGCGGTGGCTCGTGGACGCGACCGTCGACCCCGACCGGGCTCTCGGCGGGCTGCGCCGGGCGGACGAGGACGGGACGGACGTCCCTCCCGTGCGGCGGGCGGCCACCGACCGCCTGCTGTCGGCCGTGGGGCGCTGGGCCCCGCGGCTCGCGTCGCTGGACCCGCGTCGTGAGCTGCGCGTGCTGGAACGTTGCGACGGCACCCTCCTGGTCCCGGGCGACGAGCACTGGCCCCGCCGGGTCGACGACCTGGGCGTCGCCGCACCGTTCGCCCTGTGGGTGCGGGGCCGGGCGGACGTCGAGGGCTGGTCGCGGCGATCGGTCGCGGTCGTCGGGGCGCGGGCGGCCACGGCGTACGGCGAGCGGGTCGCCGCGGAGCTCGCCTCAGGCGTGGCCGAGCGCGGCTTCACGGTGGTCTCCGGCGGTGCGTACGGCATCGACGCGGCCGCGCACCGCGGTGCCGTGGCGGCGGAGGGGATGACGTGCGCGGTCCTGGCGAGCGGCGTCGACCGCTTCTACCCGCAGGGCAACGACGGCCTCCTGCGCCGGGTCGCCGGCACGGGAGCCGTGCTCAGCGAGGTCCCTCCCGGCTCGGCCCCGTTCCGGCAGCGGTTCCTCGCCCGCAACCGGGTGATCGCGGCGCTGACGGCCGCGACGGTCGTGGTGGAGGCGGCGCACCGCTCCGGGGCGCTGTCCACCGCCCGACGGGCAGCGGAGCTGCTGCGGCCGGTGGGTGCGGTGCCGGGCCCGGTGACGTCGATGGCGTCGGCCGGGTGCCACGGGCTGCTGCGGGACGCGGTGGCCGTCTGCGTCACCGGCGCGGCGGAGGTCGCCGACCTCGCGGGCGACCTCGGGCGCGAGGCGGCGCCCCCGCCGCCGTCGGCGGACACCGTGCTGGACCGGCTCGGGCCGGACGAGCGCCTGCTCCGGGACGCGCTGCCGGTGCGCGCCGCTGCGTCGGTGGACTCCCTGGCGCGCGCGGCGGGCCTGCCGCCGCGCCGGGTGCTGACCCTGCTGGGCGGGCTCGAGCGGCAGGACCTGGTGCGCCGGGAGGGGGGCCGCTGGCGCCGCGCGTGA
- a CDS encoding YifB family Mg chelatase-like AAA ATPase, with amino-acid sequence MGYATTTAVALAGMQGHVVEVQAQLAASVPGFTLVGLPDAALAESRDRVRAAVLSTGIEWPHRRITVNLSPASLRKSGSAFDLAVAVAVLAGHRLLPAAGLDRVVHLAELGLDGRLQPVRGVLPAVAAAVEAGRTEVVVAEADAAEAALVPGARVHGAAHLADVVRLHGGTVEHEAAGGAVVPARPGLARRPVGDLADVVGQHEARLALEIAAAGGHHLLMVGPPGAGKTMLAARLPGILPDLTDAEAVEVTSVHSVAGTFDPGAGLVRRPPFEDPHHTATPAAVVGGGSGLARPGAVSRAHRGVLFLDEAPEFTPRVLQTLRQPLEAGELVLHRAGGATRYPARFQLVLAANPCPCGMAGTDAGSECGCTSIARRRYLGRLSGPLLDRVDLHVRLEGLTRADRVLGSVGEPSSVVAARVLAAREAARARFSGSAWTTNAELPGPWLRDRLRGEAGVLPRVERQIDAGALTLRGADRLLRVACTVADLDGREVPSVDDVDTALVLRTGEQRG; translated from the coding sequence ATGGGGTACGCCACCACCACCGCCGTCGCCCTCGCCGGGATGCAGGGGCACGTCGTCGAGGTGCAGGCGCAGCTCGCGGCGTCCGTGCCCGGCTTCACCCTCGTCGGCCTGCCCGACGCGGCGCTCGCCGAGTCCCGCGACCGGGTCCGTGCCGCCGTGCTGTCCACCGGCATCGAGTGGCCGCACCGGCGGATCACCGTCAACCTGTCGCCCGCCTCCCTGCGCAAGTCCGGCTCCGCGTTCGACCTCGCCGTCGCCGTGGCGGTGCTGGCCGGCCACCGGCTGCTCCCCGCCGCCGGGCTCGACCGCGTGGTGCACCTCGCCGAGCTCGGTCTCGACGGCCGGCTGCAGCCCGTGCGGGGCGTGCTCCCGGCCGTGGCGGCCGCCGTCGAGGCCGGCCGGACGGAGGTCGTGGTGGCCGAGGCCGACGCCGCCGAGGCGGCGCTGGTGCCCGGTGCGCGGGTGCACGGCGCCGCGCACCTCGCCGACGTCGTGCGGCTGCACGGGGGAACGGTCGAGCACGAGGCCGCCGGGGGAGCTGTCGTGCCCGCCCGGCCCGGCCTCGCCCGCCGCCCCGTCGGCGACCTCGCGGACGTCGTCGGCCAGCACGAGGCCCGGCTCGCGCTCGAGATCGCGGCCGCCGGCGGGCACCACCTGCTCATGGTGGGCCCGCCCGGCGCGGGCAAGACGATGCTCGCGGCCCGGCTGCCGGGCATCCTGCCCGACCTCACCGACGCGGAGGCCGTCGAGGTCACCAGCGTCCACTCCGTCGCCGGCACCTTCGACCCCGGGGCGGGCCTGGTGCGGCGCCCGCCGTTCGAGGACCCCCACCACACCGCCACCCCGGCCGCCGTCGTCGGCGGCGGGTCGGGTCTCGCTCGTCCGGGGGCCGTCTCCCGCGCGCACCGCGGCGTGCTGTTCCTCGACGAGGCGCCCGAGTTCACGCCGCGCGTCCTGCAGACGCTGCGCCAACCGCTGGAGGCGGGCGAGCTCGTCCTGCACCGGGCGGGCGGCGCCACCCGGTACCCGGCCCGCTTCCAGCTCGTGCTCGCCGCGAACCCCTGCCCGTGCGGGATGGCCGGGACCGACGCCGGGTCGGAGTGCGGCTGCACCTCGATCGCGCGGCGCCGCTACCTGGGGCGGCTGTCGGGCCCGCTGCTCGACCGCGTGGACCTGCACGTGCGTCTCGAGGGCCTGACCCGTGCCGACCGGGTCCTCGGGTCGGTCGGCGAGCCGTCGTCGGTCGTCGCGGCCCGCGTCCTCGCCGCCCGGGAGGCGGCACGGGCCCGGTTCTCCGGCTCGGCCTGGACGACGAACGCCGAGCTCCCGGGGCCCTGGCTGCGGGACCGGCTGCGGGGCGAGGCCGGCGTGCTGCCCCGCGTCGAGCGGCAGATCGACGCCGGCGCCCTGACCTTGCGCGGCGCCGACCGGCTCCTGCGGGTCGCGTGCACGGTGGCGGACCTGGACGGGCGGGAGGTCCCGTCCGTCGACGACGTGGACACGGCGCTCGTGCTCCGGACCGGTGAGCAGCGTGGCTGA
- a CDS encoding YraN family protein — MQAKDAVGRYGEKLAARHLTGLGYELLDRNWRGAAGEIDLVVRDGGTVVVVEVKTRQGLGFGHPAEAVTRAKLGRLRRLAGEWLHAHPGARDVRIDVVAVVLPRSGAARLEHLVGVS, encoded by the coding sequence GTGCAGGCGAAGGACGCCGTCGGGCGCTACGGCGAGAAGCTGGCGGCCCGGCATCTGACAGGTCTCGGGTACGAGCTGCTCGACCGCAACTGGCGAGGGGCGGCCGGCGAGATCGACCTCGTCGTCCGCGACGGCGGGACCGTCGTCGTGGTCGAGGTCAAGACCCGCCAGGGGCTCGGGTTCGGGCATCCCGCCGAGGCCGTGACCCGGGCCAAGCTCGGCCGGCTGCGACGGCTCGCGGGGGAGTGGCTGCACGCCCACCCCGGGGCGCGCGACGTGCGGATCGACGTCGTGGCGGTCGTCCTGCCGCGCTCCGGCGCCGCCCGGCTCGAGCACCTCGTCGGGGTGTCGTGA
- a CDS encoding DUF2469 domain-containing protein produces the protein MSAEDLENYENEMELALYREYRDVVGLFSYVVETERRFYLANQVDLQVRSAGGEVYFEVRLSDAWVWDVYRSARFVKSVRVVTFKDVNVEELAKAEMAL, from the coding sequence GTGAGCGCTGAGGACCTCGAGAACTACGAGAACGAGATGGAGCTCGCGCTCTATCGTGAGTACCGGGACGTCGTGGGGCTGTTCTCGTACGTGGTGGAGACCGAACGACGTTTCTACCTGGCCAACCAGGTCGACCTGCAGGTCCGGTCCGCCGGGGGCGAGGTGTACTTCGAGGTACGGCTCTCCGACGCCTGGGTGTGGGACGTCTACCGGTCGGCCCGGTTCGTGAAGTCGGTGCGCGTCGTGACCTTCAAGGACGTCAACGTCGAGGAGCTCGCAAAGGCGGAGATGGCGCTCTGA
- a CDS encoding ribonuclease HII encodes MTTAATRRRSPTLRTERALLGEGARLVGGMDEVGRGALAGPVSVGLVVVDTGTRTAPRGLTDSKLLSPAAREALVEPLRHWAVTWAVGHAGPAEIDAHGIVAALRLAGRRALSQVRRSLGDVDVVLLDGSHDWLSRPQRDLFEAAALDPGSGLDAPEPGVRTLVKADLQCSSVAAASVLAKVERDGLLTRLAAQYPHYAWDQNKGYSAPAHLDALRRLGPTPQHRRSWNLRVLEEAPAAVEPQPVAGGAGDARAEQTRLGDPLDVSFRSRVG; translated from the coding sequence GTGACCACCGCCGCCACCCGTCGACGCAGCCCGACGCTGCGCACCGAGCGGGCGCTGCTGGGGGAGGGTGCCCGCCTGGTCGGCGGCATGGACGAGGTCGGTCGCGGGGCCCTGGCCGGGCCGGTGAGCGTGGGGCTGGTCGTGGTCGACACCGGGACCCGGACGGCACCGCGCGGGCTCACCGACTCCAAGCTGCTGTCCCCGGCGGCGCGCGAGGCGCTGGTGGAGCCCCTGCGGCACTGGGCGGTCACGTGGGCCGTCGGTCACGCCGGCCCGGCGGAGATCGACGCGCACGGCATCGTCGCGGCGCTGCGGCTCGCCGGGCGCCGCGCGCTGTCGCAGGTGCGGCGCAGCCTCGGCGACGTGGACGTCGTGCTGCTCGACGGCTCCCACGACTGGTTGAGCCGACCCCAGCGGGACCTGTTCGAGGCTGCCGCGCTCGACCCGGGCAGCGGCCTCGACGCACCCGAGCCCGGCGTGCGCACCCTCGTCAAGGCCGACCTGCAGTGCTCGTCCGTCGCCGCGGCCAGCGTCCTGGCGAAGGTGGAGCGCGACGGGCTGCTCACCCGGCTCGCCGCGCAGTACCCGCACTACGCGTGGGACCAGAACAAGGGCTACTCGGCCCCCGCGCACCTCGACGCGCTCCGCCGGCTGGGGCCGACGCCCCAGCACCGCCGGTCGTGGAACCTGCGGGTGCTGGAGGAGGCCCCGGCCGCGGTGGAGCCGCAGCCCGTCGCGGGCGGGGCCGGCGACGCGCGGGCCGAGCAGACGCGCCTCGGCGACCCGCTCGACGTGTCCTTCCGCTCCCGGGTGGGATGA
- the lepB gene encoding signal peptidase I, whose amino-acid sequence MTSSDHRRGPDDDAPGVRPTDEQVAARAESVPAHAAAPAEPRGGRGLSLLRETVIIVVSALVLSWLIKTFLVQAFFIPSSSMEETLQIGDRVMVSRLVPDVLDVHRGDVVVFKDPGGWLPPYEAPDRGPVGNAVRDAATFVGLLPQDTGEHLIKRVVGMPGDTVECCDAEGRVSVNGVPIDETYIAPGSVPSQSEFSTVVPDDMLFVMGDNRQHSQDSRYNTGKPGGGFVPIDNVVGNAFVIVWPLADMTLLRNPSDVFAEVPEP is encoded by the coding sequence ATGACGTCCTCCGACCATCGGCGCGGACCCGACGACGACGCCCCCGGTGTCCGCCCCACGGACGAGCAGGTCGCGGCCCGTGCGGAGTCGGTGCCCGCGCACGCCGCGGCCCCCGCGGAGCCCCGCGGCGGGCGAGGTCTGAGCCTGCTGCGCGAGACCGTCATCATCGTCGTCTCGGCGCTCGTGCTGTCGTGGTTGATCAAGACGTTCCTGGTGCAGGCGTTCTTCATCCCGAGCTCGTCGATGGAGGAGACGCTCCAGATCGGCGACCGCGTCATGGTGTCCCGTCTCGTCCCGGACGTGCTGGACGTGCACCGTGGTGACGTCGTCGTCTTCAAGGACCCGGGCGGCTGGCTCCCGCCGTACGAGGCGCCCGACCGGGGCCCCGTCGGCAACGCGGTGCGTGACGCCGCGACGTTCGTGGGCCTGCTGCCGCAGGACACCGGCGAGCACCTCATCAAGCGTGTCGTCGGCATGCCCGGCGACACCGTCGAGTGCTGCGACGCCGAGGGTCGGGTCAGCGTCAACGGCGTACCGATCGACGAGACCTACATCGCCCCCGGCTCGGTCCCGAGCCAGTCCGAGTTCTCGACCGTGGTCCCCGACGACATGCTGTTCGTCATGGGCGACAACCGCCAGCACTCCCAGGACTCCCGGTACAACACCGGCAAGCCCGGGGGCGGGTTCGTCCCGATCGACAACGTGGTGGGCAACGCCTTCGTCATCGTGTGGCCCCTGGCGGACATGACGCTGCTGCGCAACCCGTCGGACGTCTTCGCCGAGGTCCCGGAGCCGTGA
- the rplS gene encoding 50S ribosomal protein L19, whose protein sequence is MKTLDFVDAASLRSDVPDFRAGDTVKVNVKVIEGSRSRVQAFQGIVIARRNSGVGSTFTVRKISFGVGVERTFPVHAPTIESIELVTRGDVRRAKLYYLRKLRGKKAKIREKRDAK, encoded by the coding sequence ATGAAGACGCTCGACTTCGTCGACGCAGCCTCGCTGCGTTCCGACGTGCCGGACTTCCGTGCCGGCGACACCGTCAAGGTCAACGTCAAGGTCATCGAGGGCAGCCGCTCGCGCGTGCAGGCCTTCCAGGGCATCGTCATCGCCCGCCGCAACAGCGGTGTCGGCTCGACGTTCACCGTCCGCAAGATCAGCTTCGGCGTCGGCGTGGAGCGCACCTTCCCGGTGCACGCCCCGACGATCGAGTCGATCGAGCTCGTGACCCGCGGCGACGTCCGCCGCGCGAAGCTCTACTACCTGCGCAAGCTGCGCGGCAAGAAGGCGAAGATCCGCGAGAAGCGCGACGCCAAGTGA
- the trmD gene encoding tRNA (guanosine(37)-N1)-methyltransferase TrmD, which yields MRIDVVTIFPDYLAALDLSLVGKARRTGLLDLRVHDLRDWTTDRHRTVDDTPFGGGAGMVMRPDVWGRALDDLMGEPPVGGPDEVPAGAHLVVPTPSGEVFTQRHAERLAGADHLVVACGRYEGIDARVVEHYRAAGHPVSELSIGDYVLNGGEVAALVMVEAVGRLLPGVVGNPHSLVEESHGAAGLLEYPVYTKPPAWAGHDVPDVLLSGHHGRVERWRRDQALERTARRRPDMLAALEPAVLDRRDREVLAGLGWTVDADGVRRDDQV from the coding sequence GTGCGGATCGACGTCGTCACGATCTTCCCCGACTACCTCGCCGCCCTCGACCTGTCGCTCGTGGGCAAGGCCCGGCGCACCGGGCTGCTGGACCTGCGCGTCCACGACCTGCGGGACTGGACGACCGACCGGCACCGCACGGTCGACGACACGCCCTTCGGCGGCGGCGCGGGCATGGTCATGCGCCCCGACGTGTGGGGTCGCGCGCTCGACGACCTCATGGGCGAGCCGCCCGTCGGCGGACCCGACGAGGTCCCGGCGGGCGCCCACCTCGTGGTGCCGACGCCGTCGGGCGAGGTGTTCACGCAGCGGCACGCCGAGCGGCTGGCGGGCGCCGACCACCTGGTCGTCGCGTGCGGGCGGTACGAGGGCATCGACGCCCGCGTGGTGGAGCACTACCGTGCGGCCGGCCACCCGGTGAGCGAGCTGTCCATCGGCGACTACGTGCTCAACGGGGGCGAGGTCGCGGCGCTCGTCATGGTCGAGGCCGTCGGGCGGCTGCTGCCGGGCGTCGTCGGCAACCCGCACTCGTTGGTCGAGGAGTCGCACGGCGCCGCCGGGCTGCTCGAGTACCCCGTCTATACCAAGCCGCCCGCCTGGGCGGGGCACGACGTGCCCGACGTGCTGCTCTCCGGCCACCACGGGCGGGTCGAGCGGTGGCGGCGCGACCAGGCGCTCGAGCGGACGGCCCGGCGCCGGCCCGACATGCTGGCCGCGCTGGAGCCGGCGGTGCTGGACCGGCGGGACCGCGAGGTGCTGGCGGGGCTCGGGTGGACGGTGGACGCCGACGGGGTGCGGCGGGACGACCAGGTCTGA
- the rimM gene encoding ribosome maturation factor RimM (Essential for efficient processing of 16S rRNA): protein MDLVVARIGRAHGLRGELGLDVRTDVPHERFAVGAVLTTDPADAGPLTVTGARTHQGKWIVGFAEVADRSAAEALRGVALVVEEDVSDEEDAWYPHELAGLRAELADGTVVGEVVGLEHLPAQDALVVRETGGERTLVPFVREIVPEVDVAGGRVVLTPPGGLLARDADAAVVDRPDGPAEGED from the coding sequence ATGGACCTGGTGGTCGCCCGCATCGGACGGGCCCACGGACTGCGCGGCGAGCTCGGGCTCGACGTGCGCACGGACGTCCCGCACGAGCGGTTCGCCGTCGGCGCGGTGCTCACCACCGACCCCGCCGACGCCGGGCCGCTGACGGTCACCGGCGCGCGGACCCACCAGGGCAAGTGGATCGTCGGGTTCGCGGAGGTCGCCGACCGCAGCGCCGCCGAGGCGCTGCGCGGCGTCGCGCTGGTGGTGGAGGAGGACGTCTCCGACGAGGAGGACGCCTGGTACCCGCACGAGCTCGCCGGGCTGCGGGCGGAGCTCGCCGACGGCACCGTCGTGGGCGAGGTCGTCGGGCTCGAGCACCTGCCCGCCCAGGACGCGCTGGTCGTGCGGGAGACCGGGGGCGAGCGGACGCTCGTGCCGTTCGTGCGGGAGATCGTCCCCGAGGTCGACGTCGCGGGAGGTCGCGTCGTGCTCACCCCGCCGGGCGGGCTGCTCGCCCGCGACGCCGACGCGGCCGTCGTGGACCGCCCCGACGGCCCTGCCGAGGGCGAGGACTGA
- a CDS encoding RNA-binding protein yields MLADALEHLVRGIVDNPDDVRVTARTQRRGDLLEVRVHPDDLGRVIGRGGRTAKALRTVVGALSAEGPVRVDVVDVDRR; encoded by the coding sequence ATGCTCGCCGACGCCCTCGAGCACCTCGTGCGCGGCATCGTCGACAACCCGGACGACGTCCGGGTCACGGCCCGCACGCAGCGCCGGGGCGACCTGCTCGAGGTCCGGGTCCACCCGGACGACCTCGGGCGGGTCATCGGTCGGGGAGGCCGCACCGCCAAGGCGCTGCGCACCGTCGTCGGTGCGCTGTCCGCCGAGGGCCCGGTGCGGGTCGACGTCGTGGACGTCGACCGCCGCTGA
- the rpsP gene encoding 30S ribosomal protein S16, protein MAVKIRLKRLGKIRAPYYRIVVADSRTKRDGRVIEEIGKYHPTEEPSFIEVDSERAQYWLGVGAQPTEQVAAILKVTGDWQKFKGLEGAEGTLRTKQSTTDTAAAVEAVHAEAEKAKAKASEAKSETKAESAEDEAGA, encoded by the coding sequence GTGGCCGTCAAGATCCGTCTGAAGCGTCTCGGCAAGATCCGGGCCCCGTACTACCGCATCGTCGTCGCGGACTCGCGCACCAAGCGCGACGGTCGCGTCATCGAGGAGATCGGCAAGTACCACCCGACCGAGGAGCCCTCGTTCATCGAGGTCGACTCCGAGCGTGCGCAGTACTGGCTCGGCGTCGGCGCGCAGCCGACCGAGCAGGTCGCCGCCATCCTCAAGGTGACCGGCGACTGGCAGAAGTTCAAGGGCCTCGAGGGCGCCGAGGGCACCCTGCGGACCAAGCAGTCCACGACCGACACCGCCGCCGCGGTCGAGGCCGTCCACGCCGAGGCCGAGAAGGCCAAGGCGAAGGCCTCCGAGGCCAAGTCCGAGACCAAGGCGGAGTCCGCCGAGGACGAGGCCGGGGCCTGA
- a CDS encoding amidohydrolase family protein: MSVPHVPLHVTGHVLLDGDREVGEMWVRDGRISLLRPTPQGSPATELDGWVLPGLVDVHCHVGLDAGGATAPETAAKQALTDRDSGVLLVRDAGSPLDTSWVHARADLPRLVRAGAHLARPKRYLRHYGLELDDVAELPEAVRAQARAGDGWVKLVGDWIDRDLGDEGDLTPLWPRDVLTEAVDAAHAEAARVTVHAFSEEVVPDLLAAGVDGIEHGTGIPPELMGEVAQRGVHVTPTLLQVGQFENIAAQADGRYPLFAARMRRLHARRYEQVRELYEAGVPLLVGTDAGGTIDHGRIADECAELVAAGIPDAEVVAMATWRARAFLGHGSMVEGASADFVVYPADPRLDVSVLRHPTAVVLRGRIVAP, from the coding sequence ATGTCGGTGCCGCACGTCCCCCTGCACGTCACGGGTCACGTCCTGCTGGACGGCGACCGCGAGGTCGGCGAGATGTGGGTCCGTGACGGCCGCATCAGCCTGCTGCGCCCCACGCCGCAGGGCAGCCCTGCCACGGAGCTCGACGGCTGGGTGCTGCCCGGGCTGGTCGACGTCCACTGCCACGTCGGTCTGGACGCCGGGGGAGCCACCGCGCCGGAGACGGCCGCGAAGCAGGCCCTCACCGACCGGGACAGCGGGGTCCTGCTCGTCCGGGACGCCGGCTCGCCGCTGGACACCTCCTGGGTGCACGCGCGTGCCGACCTGCCGCGGCTGGTGCGGGCAGGGGCGCACCTCGCCCGGCCCAAGCGCTACCTGCGCCACTACGGCCTCGAGCTCGACGACGTCGCAGAGCTGCCGGAGGCCGTGCGCGCGCAGGCGCGCGCCGGCGACGGCTGGGTGAAGCTCGTCGGGGACTGGATCGACCGGGACCTCGGCGACGAGGGCGACCTCACGCCGCTGTGGCCGCGCGACGTCCTCACCGAGGCGGTCGATGCGGCGCACGCCGAGGCCGCCCGCGTGACCGTCCACGCCTTCTCCGAGGAGGTCGTGCCCGACCTCCTCGCCGCCGGCGTCGACGGGATCGAGCACGGTACCGGCATCCCGCCCGAGCTCATGGGCGAGGTCGCCCAGCGCGGGGTGCACGTGACCCCGACGCTGCTCCAGGTGGGCCAGTTCGAGAACATCGCGGCGCAGGCGGACGGCAGGTACCCCCTGTTCGCCGCGCGGATGCGACGGCTGCACGCCCGCCGGTACGAGCAGGTGCGCGAGCTGTACGAGGCCGGCGTCCCGCTGCTCGTGGGCACCGACGCCGGCGGCACGATCGACCACGGTCGGATCGCGGACGAGTGCGCGGAGCTGGTCGCCGCGGGCATCCCCGACGCCGAGGTCGTCGCGATGGCCACCTGGCGGGCGCGGGCCTTCCTCGGGCACGGATCGATGGTCGAGGGCGCCAGCGCCGACTTCGTCGTCTATCCCGCCGACCCCCGGCTGGACGTGTCCGTGCTGCGGCACCCGACGGCCGTGGTGCTCCGCGGCCGCATCGTCGCCCCGTGA